A single window of Manduca sexta isolate Smith_Timp_Sample1 chromosome 15, JHU_Msex_v1.0, whole genome shotgun sequence DNA harbors:
- the LOC115451259 gene encoding neuropeptide Y receptor type 2-like: MDQAFINTVLGVNVSDNFGNSTPSGPPHGDYANIIDNKAVQAVFCVIYTVIFVLGLLGNILVCFVVIRNKAMQTVTNLFISNLALSDILLCIFAVPFTPLYSFRGTWSWGSLLCHIMPFAQGCSVYISTLTLMSIAIDRFFVIIYPFRPRMKIETCITVIIMIWTFSVTVTTPYAIFMTYYDFEVGRFCEETWPSEKLRRIFGSVTSVLQFVLPFIVIAFCYTCVSFKLNDRAKAKAASKNSRKEELDKNRKRRTNQMLIAMVTIFGLSWLPLNVINLCNDYYMYAIHLKYYFLVFFVCHVIAMSSTCYNPFIYAWMNENFRKEFKQLIPCIDSSAQMRGNIQMEQLGVGPEKTFNGNTTTDSYLGSSSQRGTSFRHKRKPSAAADVEKSGVELNEDLLTVDVKHCHISTSYNLRRESVKLRLINEESFDGTPTQSQF, translated from the coding sequence ATGGATCAGGCGTTCATAAATACTGTGTTGGGTGTGAATGTTTCGGATAATTTCGGGAATTCGACGCCAAGCGGTCCCCCGCACGGCGACTACGCAAACATAATCGATAACAAAGCCGTCCAGGCGGTATTTTGCGTTATTTACACCGTAATATTCGTCCTGGGGTTGCTCGGCAACATTCTAGTTTGCTTCGTCGTCATACGGAACAAAGCCATGCAAACAGTCACGAACCTCTTCATTAGTAACTTGGCTTTATCCGACATTTTGCTTTGTATTTTTGCGGTACCCTTCACGCCCCTTTACTCGTTCCGAGGGACGTGGAGCTGGGGCTCTCTGTTATGCCACATAATGCCTTTCGCACAAGGATGCAGCGTCTACATATCTACCTTGACTCTTATGTCTATAGCCATAGATAGGTTTTTTGTGATTATATACCCTTTTCGACCACGTATGAAAATAGAGACTTGTATCACTGTTATTATCATGATATGGACATTTTCGGTGACAGTGACGACGCCTTACGCTATATTTATGACGTACTACGACTTCGAAGTAGGCAGGTTTTGCGAAGAGACTTGGCCTTCAGAGAAACTTAGACGTATATTCGGGTCGGTGACGTCAGTATTGCAATTCGTGCTCCCATTCATCGTAATTGCTTTCTGCTACACTTGTGTGAGTTTTAAGTTGAATGACCGGGCGAAAGCGAAAGCCGCAAGCAAGAATTCGCGGAAAGAGGAATTGGATAAGAACAGGAAAAGGCGCACGAATCAAATGTTGATTGCGATGGTGACGATATTCGGCCTGTCATGGCTACCTCTGAACGTGATAAACCTATGTAATGATTATTACATGTACGCGATACATTTGAAGTACTACTTTCTTGTATTTTTCGTATGTCACGTGATCGCAATGTCGTCCACGTGTTACAACCCGTTCATTTACGCGTGGATGAACGAGAATTTCCGGAAGGAGTTCAAACAATTGATACCGTGCATCGACTCGTCGGCTCAGATGAGGGGCAACATACAAATGGAGCAGTTAGGCGTCGGTCCCGAAAAGACATTCAACGGGAACACAACAACAGACAGCTATTTAGGTTCGAGCTCGCAGCGGGGGACATCATTCcgacataaaaggaagccgagCGCCGCCGCCGATGTGGAGAAGAGCGGCGTGGAGTTAAATGAGGATTTATTGACTGTGGATGTGAAGCATTGCCACATCTCGACGAGCTATAACCTGCGCCGTGAGTCAGTGAAGCTGCGGCTCATCAATGAGGAGTCGTTTGATGGCACGCCCACACAGAGCCAGTTCTAA